The window TTTTAGCACTTGTTGCTTTTTCAGATAAATCGGATTGCTGACCATACGGTGTATAGGCAAAGTTAGCGTCTAATACTTTACGACCTTCCATGATACGAATCACACTGTGTGCTTGATCCGTTAAGAAAATTTGAGTATTTTGACCAGCTGTTACTTTACCAATAATACGGCCACTTACTTGGAAATAACTTGTCATTATGCCAGCTATGTTCTCATTTAAAACACGAGAACCACTGTAATAGAATTTATTTTCTACATTTCCAGAGTCTTTTTGAGAAACAAGAATGCCAGAACCATTGTAACGATATTCTGTTACATTACCTTCTTTTGTAAATGT is drawn from Silvanigrella paludirubra and contains these coding sequences:
- a CDS encoding RHS repeat-associated core domain-containing protein; this translates as TFTKEGNVTEYRYNGSGILVSQKDSGNVENKFYYSGSRVLNENIAGIMTSYFQVSGRIIGKVTAGQNTQIFLTDQAHSVIRIMEGRKVLDANFAYTPYGQQSDLSEKATSAKTSGFGFNGERTDGKSGYQFLGQGYRAYNPALGRFMQYDVHSPFGKGGINGYTFAENNPI